In Deltaproteobacteria bacterium, a genomic segment contains:
- a CDS encoding AMP-binding protein translates to MTRDNLIHTLYGSRDAARAAFLRPGQAVLTTGEALAAIDRAAGALAACGIQPGERVSVRVEKCVEAVFLAHACFKIGAILHPMNTAYTPREVETLLDDARPALLVCDPAERDTFAPAARRLGCRVEDLRGDQGSFAELARTSGSAPVIAEVREETPAALLYTSGTTGRPKGALITHGNLAASAKALVTVWRLGRDDVLMHALPAYHAHGLLTAINVMLTAGGAVCFLPRFEAESVLRELPRCTVMMGVPTHYARLLKEPGLGAAVTGTFRLAISGSAPLPPETAQQFRMVTGIEIIERYGSTEAAIITAIPPGTDGRRGWVGWPLPGIAVRTANEDGRFTSSATGVLETRGHNVFAGYWNRPEERAFTEDGWFVTGDVAEIDGDGCVRILGRETDVVITGGLNVYPKEVEDALDGCERVSSSAVFGVPHPDFGEAVTAVVETATPAAFDESACIGYLKTELASFKVPKRILVVDAIPRNDLGKVAKAALRERYRDLFIREE, encoded by the coding sequence ATGACGCGGGACAATCTCATCCATACGCTGTATGGCAGCCGGGACGCGGCGCGTGCCGCCTTCCTGCGGCCGGGTCAGGCCGTATTGACCACCGGTGAAGCGCTCGCCGCCATCGACCGAGCGGCGGGAGCATTGGCGGCCTGCGGCATCCAGCCGGGCGAGCGGGTATCGGTCCGGGTGGAGAAGTGCGTCGAGGCGGTCTTTCTAGCTCATGCGTGCTTCAAGATCGGCGCCATCCTCCATCCCATGAACACGGCCTACACCCCGCGGGAGGTGGAGACCCTGCTGGATGACGCGCGCCCTGCGCTGCTCGTCTGCGACCCGGCCGAGAGGGATACCTTCGCACCAGCGGCCCGGCGGCTGGGGTGCCGGGTGGAGGATCTGCGCGGCGACCAGGGCTCCTTCGCCGAGTTGGCGCGCACTTCCGGGTCCGCGCCCGTGATTGCCGAGGTGCGCGAGGAGACGCCGGCCGCGCTGCTGTACACGTCCGGCACTACGGGCCGTCCCAAGGGCGCCTTGATCACCCACGGCAATCTGGCGGCGAGCGCCAAGGCGCTCGTGACGGTATGGCGGCTGGGACGCGACGACGTGCTGATGCACGCGCTGCCCGCCTATCACGCCCACGGGCTCCTGACCGCCATCAATGTCATGCTCACGGCCGGCGGCGCCGTCTGCTTTCTCCCCCGGTTCGAGGCGGAGAGCGTACTCCGGGAACTTCCGCGCTGCACCGTCATGATGGGGGTGCCGACGCACTACGCGCGGCTGCTCAAGGAACCGGGCCTGGGGGCGGCCGTCACCGGGACGTTTCGCCTGGCCATCTCCGGGTCCGCACCGTTGCCGCCGGAGACCGCCCAACAGTTCCGGATGGTCACGGGCATTGAAATCATCGAGCGCTACGGCTCCACCGAGGCGGCCATCATCACCGCGATCCCGCCGGGTACCGACGGGCGCCGGGGCTGGGTGGGCTGGCCGCTTCCGGGTATCGCGGTGCGGACAGCCAACGAGGACGGACGTTTCACCTCGTCCGCCACGGGAGTGCTGGAGACCCGCGGCCACAACGTCTTTGCCGGCTATTGGAACCGGCCGGAAGAGCGGGCCTTCACCGAGGACGGCTGGTTCGTGACCGGCGACGTGGCGGAGATCGACGGCGACGGTTGCGTACGCATCCTGGGACGGGAAACCGACGTGGTCATCACCGGCGGCCTCAACGTGTATCCCAAGGAGGTGGAGGACGCCCTCGACGGCTGCGAGCGCGTGTCCTCGTCCGCCGTGTTCGGCGTGCCTCATCCGGATTTCGGCGAAGCGGTGACCGCCGTGGTGGAGACCGCCACCCCGGCGGCGTTCGACGAAAGCGCCTGTATCGGGTATCTCAAGACGGAGCTTGCGTCCTTCAAGGTGCCGAAACGCATCCTTGTCGTGGATGCAATCCCGCGCAACGATCTCGGCAAGGTGGCGAAGGCGGCGTTGCGGGAGCGGTACCGGGATCTGTTCATCCGGGAGGAGTAA
- a CDS encoding enoyl-CoA hydratase-related protein, with translation MSGGMSSAGSIQVSTADGVAELRLRSGDSRNAISIAMWTELRRFARTVAHDGTVRVILLAGDEIVFSSGADIREFATLRAPGATRAYDDLVESALRALEAVPQPTVACVAGPCVGAGASLACACDLRVAAEDAYFMVPAARLGLGYDPRGIARFVRVFGDSVVRGLLLGAGRCDARAAEGCGAVHRVVRSGNVLEEGRRMARDMARNAPLTLAAAKASLTALTRQESDGEALRRLALEADASADYAEGLRAFKEKRKPEFRGR, from the coding sequence ATGAGCGGCGGCATGTCATCGGCGGGGTCCATACAGGTGTCCACGGCCGACGGCGTCGCCGAGTTGCGGCTGCGCAGCGGCGACAGCCGCAACGCCATCTCCATCGCCATGTGGACCGAACTCCGGCGCTTCGCCAGGACGGTGGCGCACGACGGCACCGTGCGGGTGATCCTGCTGGCGGGCGACGAGATCGTATTCTCGTCCGGGGCGGACATCCGGGAATTCGCAACGCTCCGGGCTCCCGGCGCCACCCGCGCCTATGACGACCTGGTCGAGAGCGCCCTGCGGGCGCTGGAGGCGGTGCCGCAACCCACCGTGGCCTGCGTCGCGGGGCCGTGCGTGGGGGCGGGGGCGTCCCTGGCGTGCGCCTGCGACCTGCGGGTCGCCGCGGAGGACGCCTACTTCATGGTGCCGGCGGCGCGTCTGGGCCTGGGGTACGACCCGCGCGGGATCGCGCGTTTCGTGCGGGTGTTCGGGGACTCGGTGGTACGCGGCCTGCTGCTGGGCGCCGGGCGTTGCGATGCGCGCGCGGCCGAGGGCTGCGGCGCGGTACATCGCGTGGTGCGGTCCGGAAACGTTCTGGAAGAAGGGCGGCGTATGGCCCGCGACATGGCCCGGAATGCGCCCTTGACCCTGGCCGCCGCCAAGGCATCCTTGACTGCCCTGACGCGGCAGGAAAGCGACGGCGAAGCGCTACGCCGGCTCGCCCTCGAAGCCGACGCCAGCGCTGACTATGCCGAGGGCCTCCGGGCTTTCAAGGAAAAGCGCAAGCCCGAGTTCCGAGGACGGTAA
- a CDS encoding alpha/beta hydrolase, producing the protein MPTITAPDGIRLYHEESGQGVPIVFVHEFAGDHRSFEPQMRYFSRSHRCIAFDARGYPPSEVPDAPEAYGQDIARDDVVAVLDGLGLERAHIVGHSMGAYTALHVAIHHPGRCLSVAAIGCGWGSHPDEGEERAAMCADIAHMFREEPMEAAAAAYARTPMRKAFESKDPRGFAEFEKTLADHSATGLSLTMSQVQGRRPTLWDLQEPLSRLAVPLLVIVGDEDDPCLDGSVFLKRTAPMAALVVVPRSGHTLTLEEPAAVNAALADLFRAVADGAWMAHRRDS; encoded by the coding sequence GACAGGGCGTCCCCATCGTGTTCGTGCACGAGTTCGCCGGCGACCACCGGAGCTTCGAGCCGCAGATGCGGTACTTCTCGCGCTCCCACCGCTGCATTGCCTTCGACGCCCGCGGCTACCCGCCGTCCGAGGTGCCCGACGCACCCGAAGCCTACGGCCAGGACATCGCCCGGGACGACGTCGTGGCGGTGCTCGACGGCCTCGGGCTGGAGCGGGCGCACATCGTGGGGCATTCGATGGGCGCCTACACCGCGCTGCACGTGGCCATCCACCATCCCGGGCGTTGTCTGTCGGTGGCCGCCATCGGCTGCGGTTGGGGCTCCCATCCGGACGAGGGCGAGGAGCGCGCGGCCATGTGCGCGGACATCGCGCACATGTTTCGGGAAGAACCCATGGAGGCTGCCGCCGCCGCGTACGCCCGTACTCCGATGCGCAAGGCCTTCGAATCCAAGGATCCCCGCGGCTTCGCCGAGTTCGAGAAGACCTTGGCCGACCATTCCGCCACCGGGTTGTCCCTCACCATGTCGCAGGTGCAGGGCCGGCGCCCTACCCTGTGGGACCTGCAAGAGCCGCTGTCGCGCCTCGCGGTCCCGTTGCTTGTCATCGTCGGCGACGAGGACGACCCGTGCCTGGACGGCAGCGTCTTCCTCAAGCGCACGGCGCCCATGGCGGCCCTGGTGGTGGTGCCGCGCTCGGGCCATACGCTGACCCTGGAAGAGCCGGCCGCGGTCAACGCGGCGCTGGCGGACCTGTTCCGCGCGGTCGCCGACGGCGCGTGGATGGCGCACCGGCGGGATTCATGA
- a CDS encoding amidohydrolase family protein, with amino-acid sequence MTAIDVHAHFVPPRALEALSARGVELGISLVDKGAGARCCRFDDGLEVRPFLPGLLDLDGRLAEMDGQRVARQILSVWTDIFGYGLDAGRCDTWHRILNDGIAELCAARPERFSWMASAPLNDAAAAARELERCAANGAVGVIVTANVDGRNLGEVSLEEFWSACEALDMPVFVHPSLPQPPPRAEKFSLNQTCAYTMDTTLAVSSMILGGTLDRFPRLRLLLAHGGGNLLYLIGRFDRMHDAADRNATGDRAAHPPSAYVRRFLYDSIVHSRDALRFLREMAGIDRILLGGDAPFPPGDPDPLGSLEKAGLDDDAIERIAVTNPMREYRLD; translated from the coding sequence GTGACCGCGATTGACGTGCACGCGCACTTCGTGCCGCCCAGGGCGCTGGAGGCGTTGTCCGCCAGGGGCGTGGAGCTGGGCATCTCGCTGGTGGACAAGGGGGCCGGCGCCCGATGTTGCCGGTTCGACGACGGCCTGGAGGTGCGCCCCTTCCTTCCCGGCCTGCTGGACCTGGATGGGCGCCTGGCGGAGATGGACGGGCAACGGGTGGCGCGACAGATCCTCTCGGTGTGGACGGACATCTTCGGCTACGGCCTCGACGCCGGGCGCTGCGACACCTGGCACCGCATCCTGAACGACGGCATCGCCGAACTGTGTGCCGCCCGTCCGGAACGGTTCTCCTGGATGGCCTCGGCGCCCCTCAACGACGCGGCCGCGGCGGCGCGGGAACTGGAGCGTTGCGCCGCCAACGGCGCCGTCGGCGTCATCGTCACCGCCAATGTTGACGGCCGGAATTTGGGCGAGGTTTCCCTGGAGGAGTTCTGGAGCGCCTGCGAGGCCCTGGACATGCCGGTGTTCGTGCACCCTTCCCTGCCCCAGCCGCCGCCCCGGGCCGAGAAGTTCAGCCTGAACCAGACCTGCGCCTACACCATGGACACCACGTTGGCGGTGAGCTCCATGATCCTCGGCGGCACCCTCGACCGCTTCCCCCGGCTGCGCCTGCTGCTGGCCCATGGGGGCGGCAACCTGCTCTACCTCATCGGCCGCTTCGACCGCATGCACGACGCCGCCGACCGGAACGCCACCGGCGACCGGGCGGCGCACCCCCCCAGCGCCTACGTACGACGCTTCCTCTACGATAGCATCGTTCACAGCCGCGACGCGCTGCGGTTCCTCCGGGAGATGGCGGGCATCGACCGCATCCTGCTGGGCGGCGACGCGCCGTTCCCGCCCGGCGACCCCGACCCTCTGGGGAGCCTGGAAAAGGCAGGCCTCGACGACGACGCCATCGAGCGCATCGCCGTCACCAACCCGATGAGGGAGTACCGCCTGGATTAG
- a CDS encoding M18 family aminopeptidase — translation MDPEAFNRELMDFLAASPTPFHAVGEMARRLTDAGFERRPEAEPWELRPGGRYFTTRNDSSVIAWTLPARTSLPASGLRMVGAHTDSPCLKLKPQPETHRKGYLQLGVEVYGGALLNPWFDRDLSIAGRVSYLDRDGAIAHGLVDFKEPVAVIPSLAIHLDRDANESRSINQQTYLPPVLGRQGEDFDLKTLLRQRLEEAGAGAAEILDHELVLYDTQPPALVGLEREFIASARLDNLLSCFAGMRALLEASGDAGALLVCNDHEEVGSTTASGARGPMLNQMLERLLPDPEERNRALPRSMLISADNAHGVHPNFADRHDDNHGPLLNRGPVIKMNANQRYATNSETAAIFRRLAAAEGVAVQTFVVRSDMACGSTIGPLTAAETGVRTVDVGVPQWAMHSVRELAGAADAFNLSRVLRRFFDTAAL, via the coding sequence ATGGACCCAGAAGCTTTCAACAGGGAGTTGATGGACTTCCTGGCCGCGTCGCCCACGCCGTTCCACGCGGTGGGCGAGATGGCGCGGCGGCTGACGGATGCCGGCTTCGAACGCCGGCCCGAGGCGGAGCCGTGGGAGTTGCGACCCGGAGGACGCTACTTCACCACCCGCAACGACTCCTCCGTCATCGCCTGGACCCTGCCGGCCCGGACGTCGCTTCCGGCGAGCGGGCTGCGCATGGTGGGCGCGCACACCGATTCGCCCTGTCTCAAGCTCAAGCCCCAACCGGAAACCCACCGGAAAGGCTATCTGCAACTCGGGGTCGAGGTGTACGGCGGCGCGCTGCTGAATCCCTGGTTCGACCGGGACCTGTCCATCGCCGGGCGCGTGAGCTATCTCGACCGCGACGGGGCCATCGCCCACGGCCTCGTGGACTTCAAGGAGCCGGTGGCCGTGATCCCAAGCCTCGCCATCCACCTGGACCGGGACGCCAACGAGAGCCGCTCCATCAACCAGCAGACGTACCTGCCGCCCGTGCTCGGACGGCAGGGCGAGGACTTCGACCTGAAAACGCTGCTGCGGCAACGGCTGGAGGAAGCAGGCGCCGGGGCCGCCGAGATACTGGACCATGAACTGGTGCTCTACGACACCCAGCCGCCGGCCCTGGTGGGACTGGAACGGGAGTTCATCGCCTCGGCGCGGCTCGACAACCTGCTGAGTTGCTTCGCCGGCATGCGGGCGTTGCTGGAGGCAAGCGGCGACGCGGGCGCGCTGCTTGTGTGCAACGATCACGAGGAAGTGGGCAGCACCACGGCCTCCGGGGCCCGCGGCCCCATGCTGAACCAGATGCTGGAACGCCTTTTGCCCGACCCGGAGGAACGCAACCGCGCCCTGCCCCGCTCCATGCTCATCTCCGCGGACAATGCCCACGGCGTGCACCCCAACTTCGCCGACCGGCACGACGACAACCACGGGCCGCTGTTGAACCGCGGCCCGGTCATCAAGATGAACGCCAATCAGCGCTACGCCACCAACAGCGAGACCGCCGCGATTTTCCGGCGGCTGGCGGCGGCTGAGGGAGTGGCGGTCCAGACCTTCGTGGTGCGCAGCGACATGGCCTGCGGCAGCACCATCGGGCCGCTGACCGCGGCCGAAACCGGCGTGCGCACCGTGGACGTGGGCGTGCCCCAGTGGGCCATGCATTCGGTGCGGGAACTGGCGGGCGCGGCGGACGCGTTCAACCTGAGCCGCGTGCTGCGGCGCTTCTTCGACACGGCCGCGCTGTGA
- a CDS encoding SDR family oxidoreductase — protein MDLELQGKTAVVTGGSEGIGKAIVQALAREGVDVAMCARRAGPLEAAAEEVAGATGRRIVPITADLTKDEDARRFVESAGEALGRIDILVNNAGAAPGGVIENLTEDDWDLALQLKFMGYVRCMRYALPIMREQGGGRVVNLIGNDGVKTSYWEVAPGAANAAGQNLTKSLAGQYGKHGISFVAVNPGPVRTERWTGLVQAMSRDMRLSYEEADKLAPRSIPLGRIAETEEVANLVVMLASPLMHFVNGTMIEIDGGQEKALMDRSRDRD, from the coding sequence ATGGACCTGGAGCTGCAAGGTAAGACCGCCGTCGTGACCGGCGGCAGCGAGGGCATCGGCAAGGCCATCGTGCAGGCGCTGGCGCGCGAAGGGGTCGACGTGGCCATGTGCGCCCGCCGGGCAGGGCCGCTGGAAGCCGCGGCCGAGGAGGTGGCGGGCGCCACCGGCCGCAGGATCGTTCCCATCACCGCCGACCTGACCAAGGACGAGGACGCGCGCCGCTTCGTCGAGTCCGCGGGCGAGGCGCTGGGGCGCATCGACATCCTGGTGAACAACGCCGGCGCCGCTCCGGGCGGGGTCATCGAGAACCTGACCGAAGACGACTGGGACCTGGCGTTGCAGCTCAAGTTCATGGGTTACGTCCGCTGCATGCGCTACGCTCTTCCCATCATGCGCGAGCAGGGCGGCGGGCGCGTCGTGAACCTCATCGGCAACGACGGTGTCAAGACGTCCTACTGGGAGGTCGCGCCCGGCGCGGCCAACGCCGCGGGCCAGAACCTGACCAAGTCGCTGGCGGGCCAGTACGGCAAGCACGGCATCAGCTTCGTCGCCGTAAACCCGGGCCCGGTGCGCACCGAGCGCTGGACCGGGCTGGTGCAGGCCATGTCCCGGGACATGCGCCTGAGCTACGAGGAGGCCGACAAGCTGGCGCCGCGCTCGATCCCGCTGGGACGCATCGCCGAGACCGAGGAAGTCGCCAATCTCGTGGTGATGCTGGCGTCGCCGCTCATGCACTTCGTCAACGGCACCATGATCGAAATCGACGGAGGCCAGGAAAAGGCCTTGATGGATCGTTCCCGTGACCGCGATTGA